In Desulfonatronovibrio hydrogenovorans DSM 9292, the following proteins share a genomic window:
- a CDS encoding DMT family transporter, translating to MKTLLPGTLKADALLLLTALIWGVAFVAQRAGMDHMGPFIYNAVRFGLGAASLLPVIWYRQKKGLVDHAFQKHTDKSALLKAGIISGLLLFLGSSLQQVGIVYTTAGKAGFITGLYVVIVPVLGLIWKIRPGPGVWLGALLAASGLYFLTITDGLRIEFGDFLVLLCAVAFALHVLAIGWLVTKVDCVKLAAAQFLVTSVLSFIVALVFEEILLSSLRDGLIPILYGGIMSAGVAYTLQIVAQREALPGHAAIILSLESVFAVIAGWMILSEYLGIREISGCILMFSGMLAAQIYHLRRKPPSFRWGI from the coding sequence ATGAAAACCTTGCTTCCTGGGACTCTCAAGGCAGACGCCCTGCTTCTGCTGACAGCCCTTATCTGGGGTGTGGCTTTTGTGGCTCAAAGGGCTGGCATGGATCATATGGGTCCTTTTATATACAATGCGGTTCGGTTCGGGCTGGGAGCAGCCAGTCTCTTGCCGGTTATCTGGTACAGACAGAAAAAAGGTCTGGTGGACCACGCCTTTCAAAAGCATACGGACAAATCAGCTCTTTTGAAGGCCGGGATTATCTCCGGACTTTTGCTTTTTTTGGGAAGCAGCCTGCAGCAGGTAGGGATAGTATACACTACAGCAGGAAAGGCTGGTTTTATCACTGGACTCTACGTGGTCATTGTCCCGGTATTAGGGTTGATCTGGAAAATACGTCCCGGGCCAGGGGTCTGGCTTGGAGCCCTGCTGGCGGCTTCTGGCTTGTATTTTTTGACCATCACCGATGGGTTGAGAATTGAGTTCGGTGATTTTCTGGTTCTCTTGTGCGCTGTTGCTTTTGCCCTGCATGTTCTGGCCATTGGATGGCTGGTGACAAAAGTAGATTGCGTGAAGCTGGCTGCTGCTCAATTTCTGGTTACATCAGTGCTAAGCTTTATTGTGGCTCTGGTTTTTGAAGAAATTCTTCTAAGTTCTTTGCGTGACGGCCTGATTCCGATTCTGTACGGCGGGATCATGTCTGCCGGGGTTGCCTATACCCTGCAGATCGTGGCTCAAAGGGAGGCTTTGCCTGGGCATGCCGCCATAATTTTAAGCTTGGAATCTGTTTTTGCAGTTATTGCAGGGTGGATGATACTTAGTGAATACTTGGGAATCAGGGAGATATCAGGTTGCATTCTGATGTTTTCCGGCATGCTGGCCGCTCAGATTTATCATCTACGCCGTAAGCCCCCTTCTTTCAGGTGGGGGATATAA
- a CDS encoding RNA-guided endonuclease InsQ/TnpB family protein: protein MLIRRGYRFRLKLRDGDEQKFVQFAGCCRFVWNKALTYQDGLFKAEGEKILSKTKLLNLLPEWKNEHPFLREAHSQILQQSLIDLDRAYQNFFRRLKQGEDPGYPRYKKKFVHDSFRFPQGFKVEGRHIYLPKLGWFRFYKSQDI, encoded by the coding sequence ATGCTGATACGTAGGGGATATAGATTCAGGCTTAAACTTCGAGATGGTGATGAGCAGAAGTTCGTCCAGTTTGCCGGGTGTTGCCGTTTTGTATGGAATAAGGCTCTTACGTATCAGGATGGACTCTTTAAGGCTGAAGGTGAAAAGATTCTATCCAAAACCAAACTCCTGAACCTGTTGCCTGAGTGGAAGAATGAGCATCCCTTTCTAAGGGAAGCTCATTCCCAAATTCTGCAGCAAAGCCTGATTGACCTGGACCGGGCTTACCAGAACTTTTTCAGAAGATTGAAACAGGGCGAAGATCCCGGCTATCCCAGGTACAAGAAAAAGTTTGTGCATGATAGTTTCAGATTTCCCCAGGGATTTAAAGTCGAAGGCAGACATATATATCTGCCTAAGCTCGGTTGGTTCAGGTTCTACAAGAGTCAAGACATT